GTCCAGGACCAAGGTGATCATGAAAGTGGCTGGAACACAATTAGTATAGTGATGATTATTATCTTGTGAAGGCAGTAAGAAGATGGTGATGTTTAGAAAGAGaccattctttttctttttcttttttaagttctgtaataaaaaacataaaaaaaaattacaaagtgcgaaatcgtcattttataaaaatcaaaccaaaatggaccaaactcgcaacaaaatgaaattttttggagCATTGGTGCTAATCCAAACCTGCTTggcccaaaatgacaattttCAACATAACACATGGACCATTCTTGAAAACTTTTCTTGTACAAAATCAATATTTTATCAAATATCTATAAATACATAACGTAAATCGGATATTCATAACAATGTATATAAtgtaatatataattttttactaATCATTATAAACTTGCAACAAAACTTCTATCTTtgcagattatatatatatatatatatatatatatatatatatatatatatatatatatatatatatatatataaggttaggttcatgtgagaccaacatattttgtgagacatgaaGACGCGGTCTTAGTCATCCATTTTggagataaaaaaatatatttttaaaatgcaaaataaatgaaaatttttgaagttttttaaatattattttcgtcatttagattataaaaaaaattaccatTCTAAAAACTCGGTTTAAATATctgaattatttttaaaaattattttcgaatttttagaatattagaatattctaatagaatattctacCATAAATATTCAAacaattctaataaaatattagaatattctattaaatctaacaattctatttaaagggtcattagcctcccttggcCTCCCCTTTACAGCTCCATACCTCCTTAAAACCCTGattcgagtgtgagtgtgttcttggtgattttgaaacTTGAAGGAGGGATTGCGTGAAGGAATCACTTGAGGAATCAAGATAGAAGAAGGAAGGGCTCGTGGGGACTCTGGATCTACTTCTGTGGAGCACTTTCTAAACATATTAAGCTATCTcttggctcatttccacccaaaaccctcttgtgcatggattctaagaaagggcttttgtgtttaagccaagatctgaagttgtaacttcagatctgaactcctttTGGCCTCaagatgcataaagttatcagttgagcttagcatgtaccttccctcaagtgtattaccccattccaagcttagatttgctattttagggccttaaagccttgcatgcacgtaaagtttgcaactttacgtggaaagcatGCCTCAGGAGCCTAGATATGCAGTTTGGAagctttgcatggctcaaaaagggtctgtatggattgagatctgaaaggactcggcgagtcacagggggtgactcggcgagtcatttgaaggcaggcatggactctccgagttggatgaacaactcggagaGCCCGATGAATTTTgcctagaactcgtcgagttgaaggaacaactcggcgagtcgagtaggTTTTCCCAATGGATGGATGTTCGTAGACGTGTCGAGTGTCAAGCAAGGGAACTCGACGTATGACCTTAGATTATCAATCAAGACTGTATGAACTCAACGATTCGCCTtgatgactcggtgagtagatgaTATTCTGGGAAACTCAGCGAGTCACtagttgcactcggcgagttagggtcaacatggacagttgactTGACCTTGGTTGTAGTTGACCAGGATGGACTTTGGGGAAATGACTGGATATTATATGACACTTTTTAGGCAGTTGCGTGGAGCAACCCGTGGGGTACATTTGGTCGCAAAGTGTCAGTTCAGCATTCatgacaggtgagtcttctcaccatacccatgggtctaaggcaccaaggccggcccattatgtgtttatgacaTATGTGGTAGATATTTTGTGTGCTGTGAGGTGATGGCATTTTATgcatgaagaccccggggggagcccgtggcattggatgtatgaccatgtagggtagcccatggcagtcctaggtgaagaccatgtagggtagccgatgacattggatgtaaggccatgtgggggagcccatggcagtcctaggcaaagaccatgtggggtagcccatggcactttcTCAGGTTTCATGTATGTGTGGCTTACGTGACatatgtgtagcttttatagctaacaggatatatgatatgtggtttgtgtgtgtggtatgctctaggaaactcactaagcatctcgcttacaggttgttgattgtttcaggtacttcagagccgaAGGGaaaaggcaaggcgtgatgacgtggcgtgcactctacctctcttttgTGGGATGGGACTATCTGATGTTTTCTAAAGTACATTGAAATTGTAATAATTATGATTTGGAAAACAAACGGTTTGGAAATTATGAGTGAAGGGAATTATTtgagtaattaaaaatgaaaaaaaattcttgataaaattgggtcgttacaagttggtatcagagccttggtttgagggattcgggcacattctcgggtgtgtcgggactcaaactaaggaagttgtaaaatgttttcaaaagaaacttaaaaaggATTTTTGGACGAAAAGAGGAGAGTGTAATGCGCGTGATCAGCCGAGCTAAGTAAGTAGTTTCCCAAGTTGAATAGCCATGTTATAtgaaattgctaagtgtatgtttaaaaattatatacggttaggagctgatagcctcagaatgattgatttagcctattgatcctttctgtgtataatttgcatgcctaAAAGCAACCTGTAGTGATTAGTTTGACTTTTATGAGTAGGACAACCATAGGGTGTCCGGGTTTTATTCATGCGAGGGTTGTGAGTCATGGTTTGTGTGAATAGCTTTGGAAGTACCAGGTAAAGTAGCGGGGTAAGGTACGAgtaggtgcggaaggtagtattgggaccgtactactggaagcataggacccGTACCCGAACCCATGTTCTACCTGGTAATCCCAAAGGAAAGAGTATGGAAGTAACCTCGTTATCAGTGTCCTGATCATTATGTTTTGTGAAATGATAGTCCAGCATGGTGGTTACGCGATTGGGATCAGGaccaggatcaggatcaggatcgggatcgggatccGTGGCTGGGTCAGGCGGCCCTATTGATGGTATCGATGATAGGTTGCGTGAGCTGATTGCGGTCGAGAttacgaggggcatccttgacgctaccccagtcatctttgggacggtcaaggagggtatgatggagatcatggaagAGAGGCTTAGAGCATTCAGGACCGATATTTCTGCGGGCCAGGGTGGAGCTCGAACCCCCTCGTttagggagttcaaggcatgtggagctccggagttttcaggggtcagggaccccattgcGAGCAGACGCTGGGTGGCGGACATTGAGAATGCCCAGTGCATGAGTTCTTGCCCGGAGGAGGCAAAGGTTGGATTTGCTTCCTGTATGCTGAGGGacagggcccgagattggtggtgCGAGATTACTAGTCAAGTGGGAGTAGCTGGTGTGGCTGACATGTCATGGGCCGAGTTTGTACGACGATTCGATcaggagtttgcaccacctattgaggtgcaacggatggtgagggagtttcatgatttacaacagaccactgagactgtggcggagatcactgctaAGTTTCGAGAGCGAGCTTTGTTGATCCCTCAGTATGCGGCAGATGAGGACTTGAGGAGGACCCGATACCACTCTATGTTGAGAGAGGACATACGGGAatttgtgagctttacagggtgcaaaaccctgaatgagatggttgaTAAGGCCCTTgagagggagatggagttggaatCCCGCACGAAGCGGAAGACTGAGCAGGTTCGGGCAGCGGGGGcccaggctaagaagcctaagacctccgaTTCTTCGAGTAAGGGCCAGTAGGGTCggggccggtgtgccaagtgcgGGAGATTTCATAGTGGGACTTGTCGGACAGCTGGGATGTCGGGATCCTACTCATGTGGCCAACAGGGTCACTTgagtaaggattgccccaagaagggcttgatatgttttcactgcaaccagataggccataaaaaggccgattgtccgaggttgcaaggaggaggaggaggatctgTGGCAGCGCCCGTGCCCgccactatgaggattactgatggccgccctAAGGCGGAGGTTCCAGCGGTGAAGAGCCGCGCATTCCAGCTGACTACCAAGGAGGCTCGGGCCGCGccagacgttgtggctggtatgtgttcATTATCCTCTGTCTCCTTTATGTTAAATGCTTGTATGTACGCTTATTATGCTTTGTATAGGGACCTTCCTGGTCAATGGTGTGACAGCCCATgtcttatttgattcgggggctacccgatcttttgaatctcttgcgcttagcaagaaattcCGAGATGCACCGGGGACTCTGGATACCCCGCTCGAGGTGGAGATTGCGGATGATCGCACTGTGAGTGCTGCGAGGGTGTGTCAGGATTGCGTCCTGAATGTGCACGGCGAAAGGTTTTGcgttgatttggttcccataccattgcgaGGATTGAAGGTGATTATTGGGATGGACTGGCTGGGGGCCAATGGGGCTATGATCGATTGTGAGTGGCAGCTCGTCCAGGTTCGAACCCCAAgagggggagaactggttatccacGGCGAGAGGACTACGTAGGGTCCGACCCTTTGTTCAGCCGCGAGGGTGAGGAGGTTTTTCCAGCAGGGTTGCATGGGATTTTTGGCCTATGTTTCAGATACGCAAGTGGAGGCGGTGACAGATATCGATGGTGTACCATTGGTGCGGGAATTTCGGGACGTTTTTCCCGAAGAGTTGCCTggggtgcctcctgagaggcaggtggagtttcgaatTGATCTGGTACCCGGTTCCGCCCTGATAacaaaggcaccatatcggttggcggcacccgagatgcaggaattatctgcacagcttcaagagctactagaccgagggttcatccgtccgagtagttctccgtggggagctccgatccttttcgtgaaaaagaaggacgggtcgcaccggatctgcatcgattacagggagcTGAATAAGATGACGGTGAAGAACAGTTATCCTTTGCCtaggattgacgacctatttgatcagcttcagggagcatcgtggttctctaagattgatcttcggtcagggtaccatcaaatgaggattcgggatgaggatatactgaaggcagctttcaggactcgttatgggcattacgagttcgtggtgatgccattcgggctcaccaatgctccggccgcgttcatggatctcatgaatcgggtgtgcaggccgatgttggatcagtcggtgattgtttttattgatgatatcctggtctactccaagaccagggAACAGCATGAGCAACATttgagagaggtattggagaccttgAGGGCGGAAAAACTatatgtgaagttctccaagtgtgacttttggttacGGGAAGTGCAGTTTCTGGGTCATGTTGTTAATCaagagggtatttcggttgacccatcgaaggtggaggctgtgatgagatgggaggtacCGAGGAATGCCTCGGAGATTCGTAGCTTCCTGGGCTTagcgggctattatcggagatttatccaggatttctccaagactgCGGTACCattgacccgtttgaccaagaagaatgtggctTTTCAATGGGGTGAGGATCAGCAGAGGGCttttgagactctgaggcagAAGTTATGTGAGGCTCCGATCCTAGAATTGCCCAAGGGATTGgacgatttcgtggtatattgtaaTGCATCGATTTCAGGTctgggtgcggtactgatgcagaggggtcgtgtgatcgcatatgcctcgaggcagttgaagcctcacgaggcaaattaccccacgcatgacctggagttgggggcagtggtgttttccctcaagatttggaggcactatttataTGGGGTGAAATTCGTTGTgtataccgatcacaagagtctgaagtatttgatggaccagcaaaacctgaatatgcgtcaaaggagatggttggacgtgctaaaGGACTATAACTGcaagatcctataccatccagggaaggccaacgtggtggccgatgccttgagtcgcaaaGCAACGGGgtcgccgatcagggatatttgtttgAGGGTGACGGTAAGCCCACCCTTGATAGACATGATTCgagaggctcaggtcgagggggtgaagaaggagaactaGAAATTGGAAAGAATTTGGGGGcagtatcctttgtttgttaaggatagtcgtggCTTGTTGACGCAGTGTGGCCGAGTATGGGTGCCGATGTCGGGGGGAGTTAGGCAGAGATTGTtagaggaggcgcataagtccaaattttctatacacccaggtgcgacaaaaatgtatagggatttgagaatgagctattggtggccctgtataaagCGGGAGGTCGTCGGGTATATGGAGCAATGCTTGACTTGtgggaaggtcaaggccgagcaccagcgacctCATGGTAAGGTTCAgccattacccattcccatgtggaagtgggaagagatcactatggatttcatcacgaagctaccGCGGACAGCGAGGGGAGTCGATtccatatgggtgattgtggatagactgacgaagagtgctcacttcattccgatctccAAGAGTATATCTGTAGAGAAATTGGCGGACatttatgttcgagaggtggtggccaggcacggagtgccggtatcggtggtttTAGATAGGGATGTTTggtttacatccaggttttggaggaagttccatgaggaactaggtacccagctgcattttagtacgacatatcaccctcagaccgacggccaaagtgagaggacgatccagacactggAAGACATGCTGCAGGCATGTGTactggatttcggagggagttgggatacgtacctcccaCTGGCAGAGTTTTCATAGAATAACAGCTATCATGTCAGTATTGACCGAGCACCATTTGAGATGTTAcatggacggaggtgcaggaccctagTATGCTGGGATGAGGTTGGACATCGGGTTTtggggagcacggaggtggtacTCGAGACCACCGGactgattcagcaggtgcgcgaTAGATTGCGAGTCGCGCAGAGTCGTCAGAAAAGGTATGCAGACCAGCGTCGATCAGACCTCGAATTTCAGGAAGGAGACTTTGTCTTACTGAAGGTGTCACTCTGGAAAGGGATTATCCGGTTCcgcaagaggggcaaattggggcctcgATTCATAGGCCCGTTCGGGATCATcgctcgggtgggcaaggtggcatatcgtttagagctcccagaggagcttagtccgattcacaacaccttccatgtgtctcagctctgGAAGTGTGTTGCCGACGATTCTTCAGTCATATCCTTGGACGACATTCAGTTGGatgggagcctgaattatgtcgagagaccagttgcgattctAGACCAGAAGACGAAAAGGCTCCGTAATAAAGAATTaaagttggtaaaggtgcaatggcagcaccgaaagggttccgaatggacttgggaaccggaaagTGAGATGCGAGGCTTCTATCCGGAGTTGTTTGgaccagcaggcttcgaggacgaagcctaattcaagtgggggagagttgtaacaccctgatcctcaGGTATTGATAAAGATATTTCGGTGTGGATTTTTTTGgaggacctactcggcgagttggcttcccaacttgtcgagtagtagcgggtttggACGCGGGGatttaatgatctactcgccgagtccattatggtactcgccgagtagatgctgGCAGATAAAACCCTAGATTCCagggccttgcaccctatttaaagggtcattagcctcccttggcCTCCCCTTTACAACTCCATACCTCCTTAAAACCCTGATTCGAGTgttagtgtgttcttggtgattttgaagcttgaaggagGGATTGGGTGAAGGAATCACTTGAGGAATCAAGCTAGAAGAAGCAAGGGCTCGTGGGGATTCTGGATCTACTTCTGTGGAGCACTTTCTAAACGTATTAAGCTATCTcttggctcatttccacccaaaaccctcttgtgcatggattctaagaaagggattttgtgtttaagccaagatctgaagttgtaacttcagatctgaactcctttTGGCCTCaagatgcataaagttatcagttgagcttagcatgtaccttccctcaagtgtattaccccattccaagcttagatttgctattttagggccttaaagccttgcatgcatgtaaagtttgcaactttacgtggaaagcatGCCTCAGGAGCCTAGATATGCAGTTTGGAagctttgcatggctcaaaaagggtctgtatggattgagatctgaaaggactcggcgagtcacagggggtgactcggcgagtcatttgaaggcaggcatggactctccgagttggatgaacaaatcgGAGAGCCCAATGAATTTTgcctagaactcgtcgagttgaaggaacaactcggcgagtcgagtaggTTTTCCCAATGGCTGGATGTTCGTAGACGTGTCGAGTGTCAAGCAAGGGAACTCGACGTATGACCTTAGATTATCAATCAAGACTGTATGAACTCGACGATTCGCCTtgatgactcggtgagtagatgaTATTCTGGGAAACTCAGCGAGTCACtagttgcactcggcgagttagggtcaacatggacaatTGACTTGACCTTGGTTGTAGTTGACCAGGATGGACTTTGGGGAAATGACTGGATATTGTATGACACTTTTTAGGCAGTTGCGTGGAGCAGCCCGTGGGGTACATTTGGTCGCAAAGTGTCAGTTCAGCATTCgtgacaggtgagtcttctcaccatacccatgggtctaaggcaccaaggctggcccattatgtgtttttgaCATATGTGGTAGATATTTTGTGTGTTGTGAGGTGatggcatgttatgcatgaagaccccggggggagcccgtggcattggatgtatgaccatgtagggtagcccatggcagtcctaggtgaagaccatgtggggtagcccatgacattggatgtaaggccatgtgggggagcctATCTGATGTGGGATGGGACTATCTGATGTTTTCAAAAGTACTTTGAAATTGTAATAATTATGGTTTGGAAAACAAACGGTTTGGAAATTATGAGTGAAGGGAATTATTtgagtaattaaaaatgaaaaaaaattcttgacaaaattgggtcgttacattcaCTCCCACAGATTAAAATAAATCACAACCCGGACCACTAAATACTCGATTCGATCAGAAAAAAACATGAtttcaataattaatttaaactagaaaacatgcaatggtgggttgTATCTGAACTTATGAAATCGAAATCATGTTCAGCTGGAGATTCGGACCAGAAAATCAAGTTCATAAATCAAAATCAACCAAGAATCATTCAAACAGAAATTCAAAAtggaaaatcaaacaataaaattAACATGAAATTTATGTTTCAGGGAGCTGTTTTTGGACTTCTAAGATGGATCATTTCTGTAATTAATATAGGTTTTATGCTCTTGGTTCATTGATTTCTGGGTTCATCGTGTGACTGGCTTCTTTTTGGAAGAAAGAATAAGAAAAATCAATTTCTTCAAATGTTGatctaagaaagaaagaaaaaaaacgattttcacaaatgtgtgtgtgtttctaaACTCaagaaaaaaactttcatttttgtGGTCTTCATTCGGAGAGAAAGAACAAACCCGTTTCTGGGATCAATTTTCAGATCTCGAGTTCAAATGTTCTTGGTTCTAAAAAGAGAAAAAGAGATATAAGAGAGAATAAGATGAGTTCTTGAATTTATATGCTTGAttctggagagagagagagagagagagagagagagagagagagagagagagactagtcAAGGTCTATGTGGCAAAGGGGTAATCGGGTTACCCCTTCATTTTGTCCAAAATGACTAAATCGACCCGACAAAAACCACATTGTTCCCTTAAAAGGCTCGAAAATAATTTTACGGAGTAAATGGGCAAAATTAaattgggataatgacttaaaagagtaatatattttttgatttgtatacatttagtcactgagttttttttcgtccacatttacctcttcaacttgttaaactgtacacattcagtccttatgaccggctactccaggttagccggtaaaaatgagttaatagggtaatatatttctcactttgtacatatttagtcattaatagttttgtacacatttagtccttaatatttttttgttacaaaacaagtcatttttgtttttgtactcattcagtacttatgaatgatttctttagttTTTTCTCACGATATTTTACGTAGGATGTTCATTAATGAGGTATTTGGGGCTTTTGATGCTTATGCCCATCACAATCTCGACTACTTGGTTGCTTAGGTCATGTTTTCTAAACATCACAACTTCTTCATATGATATTGAATTTTAAAGATCTTTATATTCCTATGTTTGTAGtttagtctactacaactttcttttaaatTACTCTCGTTAAAAGTAATATATATTTacttacgatctttatatccacacgtttttcatgaatgcatgtatgaatgtttttttttattaaatcgaaagtaaaaatatattacattttaacaGGAGTAATCTTATCGAAAGTTGTGGTAGACTCAAAAAAcaaacacgtggatataaagattgttAAAATTTggtatcgtatgaagaagttacaacaTTTAGAAGACAAAACCTAAGCTAAACCACAAGACCTACGCAACCAAACAGTCGGGATCGTgatggacataagcatcaacaaccCCAAACATCTCATCAATGATTGTctcacgtaagatgtcgtgagaaaaacctaaagaaatcgtTCATATGTACTGAATgagtataaaaataaaatagacttattttgaaacaaaaaaaatattaatgactaaatgtgtaaaaaaatattaaagactaaatgtgtataaaataaaaaatatattaccctaataagtcatttttcccggctaacctggagtaaccgctcagaaggactgaatgtgtacagtttaacaagatGAAACGGGTAAATGTACACGAAAAAAAACTCAATGATCAAATgcatacaaatcgaaaaatatattacccttttaagtcattatcccaattAAAATACATAATAAGACTGTTGCGTCATTTTCCCTTAAAAttatcaatatttttttttcttaacaaTGATTTTCATGGTTCTCATGAATAATAACCTAATATTTTATATTGTATTCTGAGTAAAGAATGAACAATCTCAATCCGAAATATAAGATTTCATATTCCTAAATGCCTTTATGTTAATTCTCACCATCCACCAACTTTGAAATTCACATAAGGTCATCCGGTATACTAAGGACGAATGGGCTTGTAGTCTACATGGCCAAAAGCGTTGTCTGTGCGCACCGAACCTTCGTGGTCGTGGTGATTTGTGGTGGGGAGGATGAATGACCACGACCAAtcccctcctttttcttctctctTCTTTCCTCTCTGATTTTTGTTCGCGGTCGTCTTATACACACCAACACTCTTTCGTTGTTCGTGATGGTGATTGTGATTCGTGGCTCGTTAAATGTATAACGGATGGCCTAACGGGTTGGAACAAGACATTCCCATCCAAATGATTTTTCATATTCTGCAAAAAGTATTCTTTTTAATTAACTCGtttataaaaatttatttaatcGTTATCCGTAAAACTTATTCATTGTCGACATTGTATAGATTTCACACACGGATTAAAGCGTGTGATATCGGGACCCACAAGAGCAACGGTCATTCGTTTACTTTACGCGATCCCGTCTCCAACAAATAGCAAAACCCCCTATTGAAGACCGAAGAAAATTCCTACACATTCAAACCCTAGCTCAAAAGAGGGCTTTACAATCAATCATCAGATTCAATCCAACGATCGAGTTAACCACTTCTTTATCAGCTTCTTCTGATTCTCAACAGATCAACGAAAAATCATGGGGCAAGCTGAGAAATTAATGAACCAGATCATGGAGCTCAAGTTCACCGCCAAGAGCCTCCAACGTCAAGCAAGAAAGTGCGAGAAAGACGAGAAATCCGAGAAACTTAAAGTCAAGAAAGCGATCGAGAAAGGTAACATGGACGGAGCACGGATCTACGCGGAAAACGCGATCCGTAAGCGTAGCGAACAGATGAATTACCTTCGTTTATCCTCACGTCTTGATGCAGTCGTCGCAAGGCTCGATACGCAGGCCAAGATGACAACGATCAGCAAGTCTATGGGATCGATCGTAAAGTCTCTTGAGTCAACCCTAGCCACGGGTAACTTACAGAAGATGTCTGAGACCATGGACCAGTTTGAACGCCAGTTTGTGAATATGGAAGTACAGGCGGAGTTCATGGAGAGCTCGATGGCTGGAAGCACTTCTCTTTCGACTCCAGAAGGAGAGGTCAACAGCTTGATGCAGCAAGTTGCGGATGATTATGGTCTGGAGGTGTCTGTGGGCTTGCCACAACCTGCTGCTCACGCAGTGCCAACCAAGAACACTGAGAAGGTTGAGGAGGATGACCTTTCCAGGCGCCTTGCAGATCTTAAAGCCCGTGGGTAAGTGAAAGTTTCATGGTTTGTAGTAATTCTTTTTGTCTATGACACACTGCAATTTCGGATTGAATCTGTAAATTTGACTGGATTATATCTTGTGTTTTCTCCTACTTTCTACGCACACTATCTACAATTTCGGATTGAATCTGTAAATTTATCTGGATTATATCTTGTGTTTTCTCCTACTTTCTGCTGCTTGAAATTAATCCTTCTCAATGCCATCTAAAGTCGAAAATTGAATCTATATGGATTATCCCATTTACTAATTGTGATTTGGTATTAGAACAGTTATTATAATCTGCTTTTAGATATTACTTTGTATCTTATGGTCCCCCTTGAGTTCCATTTAGATTATAGTTTTGTTGTTGCATCAAATGTGCCTTTTTTCTTTTGGGAAGGACAAATTCTTTATGGTGTCTACCCTTTGAAATTCTTTTTTTAGTACCTTTGATCAAAACCCTTTTCAATTGATATATATCGGGTGCCTGTGGATCTGTCAAAAGATGATGCTTCTAATCATCCTGTTTCACCCCTTTCAAAGGGACAACCACCATGTTTAACATTTTTAATGTAATGAGTCCACTTCTTTGTTTACTTTTATATAAACCTGTGGAAACCAAGGTTGAGAAAGAAAAAACTATATATAATTCAAAACTGTAATAACTAATCAAATATTTGCAAAAAGTTATTTATTTACAAAGTTAGATGTGTTGCCTGCAACTTTATAATGGTTGATTCAACTAAATATGTAAAATGTTTTGAAGATCCCTTCAACATTCTTATGTGtagattaatgaaaaaatgaTGCTGTACAATAAAATATATAATTGATAGTCTGGAAAAACAAACACAATCAATTATGGAACATAGAAAAACAAACACAATCAATCATGGAACATAGACCGGTACTCATTTTAATTGTCATGGTGAGCATAGATAGACATGTATGCATTTTAATCGTCTAGAACCGAAACCGATTACACCTGTTCTTTAAA
The genomic region above belongs to Lactuca sativa cultivar Salinas chromosome 4, Lsat_Salinas_v11, whole genome shotgun sequence and contains:
- the LOC111906868 gene encoding ESCRT-related protein CHMP1B, whose product is MGQAEKLMNQIMELKFTAKSLQRQARKCEKDEKSEKLKVKKAIEKGNMDGARIYAENAIRKRSEQMNYLRLSSRLDAVVARLDTQAKMTTISKSMGSIVKSLESTLATGNLQKMSETMDQFERQFVNMEVQAEFMESSMAGSTSLSTPEGEVNSLMQQVADDYGLEVSVGLPQPAAHAVPTKNTEKVEEDDLSRRLADLKARG